A single region of the Lysinibacillus sp. B2A1 genome encodes:
- a CDS encoding LysR family transcriptional regulator — protein MELRQLRYFVEVAEREHISEAAEYLHVAQSAISRQIANLEDELGTPLFERVGRNVKLTPIGKIFLEHTITALKAIDFAAKQVEEYLDPAKGTIKIGFPTSLASYVLPTVISAFKREYPDLQFQLRQGSYRFLIDAVKNRELNLAFLGPLPPKDESIQSTILFTENIAALLPANHPLAKKESIQLAELRNDLFVLFPDGYILHKVAMDACRAAGFLPNVISEGEDLDALKGLVAAGIGVSLLPESSLYDSAARFTVKVPIQSPTIPRTVGIISPINREIAPSEKIFLNFVTNFFSRLSQFQ, from the coding sequence TTGGAGTTACGTCAATTACGTTATTTTGTTGAAGTTGCTGAGCGTGAGCATATCTCAGAAGCGGCAGAGTATCTTCATGTTGCTCAATCTGCAATAAGCCGCCAAATTGCTAATTTAGAAGATGAATTAGGGACACCCCTATTTGAACGTGTGGGGCGAAATGTCAAATTAACACCAATTGGAAAGATATTTCTTGAGCATACGATTACTGCTTTAAAAGCTATTGATTTTGCAGCCAAACAGGTTGAAGAATACTTAGATCCTGCGAAAGGTACGATAAAAATTGGCTTTCCCACAAGCTTGGCTAGCTATGTCTTGCCAACGGTTATTTCAGCCTTCAAACGAGAATACCCTGATCTACAATTTCAACTTCGTCAGGGCTCCTACCGCTTTTTAATTGATGCTGTCAAAAATCGGGAGTTAAACTTAGCCTTTTTAGGCCCTCTTCCCCCGAAGGATGAATCCATACAGTCAACAATTTTATTTACGGAGAATATCGCTGCATTACTTCCAGCCAACCATCCCTTAGCGAAGAAGGAAAGCATCCAATTGGCTGAATTGCGAAATGATTTATTTGTGCTGTTCCCAGATGGTTATATATTACATAAGGTAGCGATGGATGCCTGTCGTGCTGCTGGTTTTCTGCCGAACGTTATCTCAGAGGGTGAGGATTTAGATGCACTAAAGGGGCTAGTTGCTGCAGGTATTGGGGTTAGCCTGCTACCTGAAAGCTCACTATACGACTCAGCTGCTCGCTTCACCGTAAAGGTGCCTATTCAATCACCTACGATTCCCAGAACAGTTGGCATTATATCACCTATAAACCGTGAAATAGCACCTTCAGAAAAAATATTTTTAAACTTCGTCACAAACTTTTTTTCACGCCTATCCCAATTCCAATAA
- a CDS encoding glycosyl transferase, producing MKNFLLFICIVLLIITACNNSKEAPAEAKEELKDKSKLQLSIWLPEWQKKSAFEDVKNSQQGLQDIRVFGAYFNSKDQLLFTESVIEMLKQTQQQFNETHHVMLTLINDYVTDNAPSVQKDSTLLHRLLQDASTRQQHIDNIMQIVEQYNLKGIEIDYEKISKEDLPKYVLFLEELYQQLLKKDVTLHVVLEPRFPFDVKLPDGPKYTVMAYNVYGYHSGPGAKATFSFLDDLMKKIEKSNQDLAIAFATGGFKWVNQGKTVAITEIEAEELLTKTKAVKQRDKASGAAYFSYLDDQNVKHEVWYADQETLEKWVSYVHKKNYNNVVLWRAGGLGSKTIQWIGEQAAEGRIANTKQ from the coding sequence GTGAAAAACTTTTTGTTGTTTATCTGTATAGTCCTATTAATTATCACGGCTTGTAATAATAGCAAAGAAGCACCTGCTGAGGCAAAAGAGGAGCTGAAGGATAAGAGCAAGCTTCAATTATCCATTTGGTTGCCTGAATGGCAAAAAAAATCAGCTTTTGAAGATGTGAAAAATTCGCAGCAGGGCTTACAGGATATTCGCGTTTTTGGTGCCTATTTTAATAGTAAAGATCAATTATTATTTACTGAAAGCGTAATAGAAATGTTGAAACAAACACAGCAACAATTTAATGAAACACATCATGTGATGCTTACGTTAATTAATGATTATGTTACAGATAATGCCCCATCTGTTCAGAAGGATAGTACGTTATTACATCGCCTGCTACAAGATGCGTCAACTAGACAGCAACATATTGATAATATTATGCAAATTGTAGAGCAATACAATTTGAAGGGTATTGAAATTGATTATGAGAAGATTTCCAAAGAAGATCTTCCAAAGTATGTACTTTTCCTAGAGGAACTCTATCAGCAGCTATTGAAAAAGGATGTTACTTTACATGTTGTCTTAGAGCCACGATTCCCATTCGATGTAAAGCTACCAGATGGACCGAAATATACTGTGATGGCCTATAATGTATATGGCTATCATAGTGGTCCAGGTGCGAAGGCTACTTTTTCATTTTTAGATGATTTAATGAAAAAAATTGAAAAATCCAACCAGGATCTAGCGATTGCCTTTGCTACTGGTGGCTTTAAATGGGTTAACCAAGGCAAAACGGTTGCCATAACGGAGATTGAGGCAGAGGAATTACTGACTAAAACGAAAGCGGTAAAGCAACGAGATAAAGCAAGTGGTGCAGCCTATTTTAGTTATTTAGATGATCAAAATGTTAAGCATGAAGTTTGGTATGCTGACCAGGAAACCCTTGAAAAATGGGTCTCCTATGTTCATAAGAAAAACTACAATAATGTTGTTTTATGGCGTGCCGGAGGTTTAGGGTCAAAGACGATACAATGGATTGGTGAACAAGCAGCAGAGGGACGCATAGCAAATACGAAGCAATAA
- a CDS encoding polysaccharide deacetylase, with the protein MSEKNVVLNPAKKNRRKIIRSIVQLIIVIFLAVVLIRVVFLTEKRVDEKIPLENKDGFIALSYFGVSRGDSPKYVSKKNLKEQLALLERQGYKTITQQDILDFYEKNKPLPEKSLYLSFEDGRTDSSIFAQNIMENLNYKATMFTYANKMDTRDNKFLKPKDLLLMEKSGYWELGSNGYRLTYINIYNDKGQSLGMIDENDVPNKTTIEYYNHYLMDFLRNQYMIPSETRQEMEARIKKDYTSMHDIYKEELGEVPRAYAIMHANSLYNNMEPLVQSVNDKQIKKTFSMHFNREQGAYNNADADLYNLSRLQVSPYWSTNHVMMKIRQASKQNVEFEVGDHELAKKWSIVNGAVQFKNNEMTITSPPSSEGRVLLKKTLPEQYTANFAFKGNVVGQQSIYLNYDEKNNSYIRVALVDNDIVVSEKSPGAGVVEKERFALNEIKWNEEEYAFNKATVYTYQDTQKGSRIDEEEYPRNLTKKRVFNIAVNKDKITIDVDKELSKTIEINPAIQGSQIGFGALFSKKDTSHEQYADDIYDTLVEDVLISDKNDQTIFTNQYTNFDKVKYKTVTIFNRVVDFFIETF; encoded by the coding sequence ATGAGTGAAAAGAATGTTGTATTAAATCCAGCTAAAAAGAATCGAAGAAAAATAATACGCTCCATAGTTCAATTAATCATCGTTATATTTTTAGCAGTCGTTTTAATACGTGTCGTATTTTTGACAGAAAAAAGGGTAGATGAAAAGATTCCATTGGAAAATAAAGATGGGTTTATCGCCTTATCGTATTTTGGTGTGAGTAGAGGCGACTCCCCTAAATATGTTTCCAAGAAGAATTTAAAAGAACAATTAGCATTGCTTGAAAGACAGGGCTATAAAACAATTACACAGCAGGATATTCTAGATTTTTATGAAAAAAACAAGCCGCTTCCAGAAAAATCCTTGTATTTATCATTTGAAGACGGTCGTACGGACTCTAGTATCTTTGCCCAAAATATCATGGAGAATCTAAATTATAAAGCGACGATGTTTACGTATGCGAATAAAATGGATACGCGTGATAACAAATTTTTAAAGCCGAAAGACTTGTTATTGATGGAAAAAAGCGGGTATTGGGAATTGGGATCTAATGGCTACCGGTTGACCTATATTAATATTTATAATGATAAAGGACAGTCATTAGGAATGATTGACGAAAATGATGTGCCAAATAAAACGACAATTGAATATTATAATCACTATTTAATGGATTTTCTCCGTAATCAATATATGATCCCGAGTGAAACACGTCAGGAAATGGAAGCACGAATTAAAAAAGATTATACATCGATGCACGATATTTATAAAGAGGAATTAGGAGAGGTCCCAAGAGCTTATGCTATTATGCACGCTAATTCACTCTATAATAATATGGAGCCGCTAGTACAAAGCGTAAATGATAAGCAAATTAAGAAAACCTTTAGTATGCATTTCAATCGCGAGCAGGGAGCCTATAATAATGCTGACGCTGATCTTTACAATCTAAGTCGTTTGCAGGTATCTCCATATTGGTCTACCAACCATGTGATGATGAAAATTCGTCAGGCAAGTAAGCAAAATGTGGAATTTGAAGTAGGTGATCATGAATTAGCTAAGAAATGGTCAATTGTTAATGGTGCTGTACAATTTAAAAACAATGAGATGACAATTACATCCCCTCCATCTAGTGAAGGGCGAGTGCTATTAAAGAAAACACTGCCAGAACAATATACTGCTAACTTTGCTTTTAAAGGGAATGTGGTTGGACAGCAATCTATTTATTTAAATTATGACGAAAAAAATAATAGTTATATTCGTGTGGCTCTAGTAGATAATGACATTGTTGTTTCTGAAAAATCACCTGGAGCTGGTGTTGTTGAGAAGGAACGTTTCGCATTAAATGAAATAAAGTGGAATGAAGAGGAGTATGCATTTAATAAAGCGACTGTCTACACATATCAGGATACGCAAAAGGGCTCTAGAATAGATGAAGAAGAATACCCAAGAAATCTTACAAAAAAAAGAGTATTTAATATTGCAGTAAATAAAGATAAAATAACAATAGATGTAGATAAGGAATTGTCCAAAACAATTGAAATAAACCCTGCAATCCAAGGCTCTCAGATTGGATTTGGTGCGTTGTTCAGCAAGAAGGATACCTCCCATGAACAATATGCAGACGATATTTATGATACATTGGTCGAAGATGTTTTAATTTCAGATAAGAATGATCAAACAATTTTTACTAACCAATATACGAATTTCGATAAAGTAAAGTATAAAACAGTGACAATATTCAATCGAGTAGTCGACTTCTTTATTGAAACCTTCTAA
- a CDS encoding hyaluronan synthase has protein sequence MNKKKEVLTIPRSDRRILSNIPDPENIRSLVNRRGASYQTEEIDPTDVNEIYRLQLLSLRYVTNFEVQVKRARKKVNNEKHYAEDISVTGILIYSVNPNNLLMDEIITMNFTIPGGAMPEGYESKVNLKAKVVRSFTKEVDGEIRYYHACEFLEPLNEYMTKKRWGLSIFVASLFLLIVSVIVMLMRAESVIYFKFNKFLYLYSIIAATFLLSRYLFGIFYRNVPINPNFEPGVSIIIPVFNEEEWIHRTILSCINQYYPVDKLEVIVVDDYSTDRTEEKAKEMIELIHGEGGRFKTEDRLSFHKLPQNGGKREALVAGVHLAKHDLVVFVDSDSFLEPHAIRNLVQPFQDPQMGGVAGRTEVENKFTNALTKLQTVRYYIAFRIMKAAESWFDTVTCLSGPLACYRKDLILKNETAWLNQKFLGQPATFGDDRSMTNYILKTHRTGYQDNAVCSTIVPSESKVFLSQQMRWKRSWLRESLRAFLFMWKKEPFMFLFFIIGLIVPIAAPIVVVYNLIYVPIMHGIFPTTFLMGLLLMAMLMSLAHLFFRRSKLWAFGFIFVLFYEFILLWQMPVAWVTFWKSTWGTRETPQDVIAKEKKLEKQKLRKSRFSILKNRKMGEKE, from the coding sequence ATGAATAAGAAAAAAGAGGTCTTAACGATACCGCGCTCTGATCGGCGAATACTATCAAATATTCCTGATCCAGAAAATATACGAAGCCTAGTTAATCGACGAGGTGCTTCCTATCAAACAGAGGAAATCGATCCTACAGATGTCAATGAAATATATCGTTTACAGCTTCTAAGTCTACGTTATGTAACCAATTTTGAAGTACAAGTTAAAAGGGCTAGGAAAAAAGTAAATAATGAAAAGCATTATGCAGAGGATATTTCTGTTACTGGTATTCTCATCTATTCAGTAAATCCAAACAACTTATTAATGGATGAAATTATTACAATGAATTTCACTATTCCTGGTGGAGCGATGCCAGAGGGCTATGAGTCTAAAGTAAATTTAAAGGCAAAAGTCGTTCGTTCTTTTACGAAAGAGGTAGATGGTGAAATAAGGTACTATCATGCTTGTGAATTTTTGGAGCCGCTAAACGAATATATGACAAAAAAGCGCTGGGGACTTTCAATTTTTGTAGCAAGTCTATTTCTATTGATTGTTTCAGTTATAGTCATGCTGATGCGGGCTGAAAGTGTTATCTACTTTAAATTTAATAAGTTTCTATATTTATATAGTATTATTGCAGCGACATTTCTTTTAAGCAGATATTTATTTGGGATTTTCTATAGAAATGTTCCGATAAATCCTAATTTTGAACCGGGTGTTTCGATTATAATTCCTGTTTTTAATGAAGAAGAATGGATTCATCGCACCATTTTAAGCTGCATAAATCAGTATTATCCTGTAGATAAATTAGAAGTTATTGTTGTGGATGATTACTCAACGGATAGGACTGAGGAAAAGGCCAAGGAAATGATTGAGCTGATTCATGGTGAGGGTGGACGCTTTAAAACAGAGGATCGATTAAGCTTCCATAAACTACCCCAAAATGGTGGGAAACGTGAGGCATTAGTGGCAGGTGTACATCTTGCAAAGCATGATTTAGTCGTTTTCGTAGACTCAGATAGTTTTTTAGAACCTCATGCTATCAGAAATTTAGTGCAACCCTTCCAGGATCCCCAAATGGGTGGTGTAGCTGGACGAACAGAGGTTGAAAATAAATTCACCAATGCATTAACGAAATTACAAACAGTTCGCTATTATATAGCCTTCCGTATAATGAAGGCAGCTGAATCTTGGTTTGATACGGTAACATGCTTATCTGGACCGTTAGCATGTTACCGAAAAGATTTGATTTTGAAAAACGAGACAGCATGGCTAAATCAAAAATTTCTTGGGCAGCCTGCAACCTTTGGTGATGACCGAAGTATGACGAACTATATATTAAAAACACATCGCACAGGCTATCAGGATAATGCTGTATGCTCTACGATTGTTCCATCAGAGTCAAAGGTTTTTTTATCGCAGCAAATGAGATGGAAGCGGTCATGGCTGCGTGAATCATTAAGGGCATTTTTATTTATGTGGAAGAAGGAACCCTTTATGTTTCTGTTTTTCATTATCGGCTTAATTGTGCCGATAGCAGCTCCTATTGTGGTTGTCTACAATTTAATTTATGTACCAATCATGCATGGTATTTTCCCAACTACGTTTTTAATGGGTCTGCTATTAATGGCTATGCTGATGAGTTTGGCCCATCTTTTTTTTAGAAGGAGTAAATTGTGGGCATTTGGCTTTATCTTTGTCCTTTTCTATGAATTTATTTTACTGTGGCAAATGCCAGTTGCATGGGTTACTTTTTGGAAATCTACGTGGGGCACAAGAGAAACACCTCAGGATGTCATAGCGAAGGAAAAGAAATTGGAGAAGCAAAAATTACGAAAATCCCGATTTTCGATTCTAAAAAATAGAAAAATGGGTGAGAAGGAATGA
- a CDS encoding chitin deacetylase, which yields MRQLKLCSLLFILLLAGCQTSNEDHQVKPVDSTIEIKEHDGTMSAVYSHASILDQKVAITFNGLADNDTMQKLLKALDQSDMKATFFVEGMRIAQDPDLVKDILARGHEVENGTLTFPEMADLSYEETYKEIFLANEVFEEQLGYTPKYIRSRSGDSTDNMRLASKTLNMKGVVESSINPKDRDMQSAEEIMDYIHRFINSGSIIHLNTYINPAVIDMIPLLSQYGKDKGYVFTTLTDVLDEQYIAKPLEEIDGYDAIKINPDYQNVKPNIFYRKNTTKKEIALSFDDWASEERIKEILDILDKYNVKSTFFLIGKGVEKDPQLARLIVNRGHEVASHSYNHLDVTTMTPEELQEDVVMAHKALTYAIQEKPLLYFRPNKGVINEESAKIITATGVTSIAMYDIASFDWNLELSVQDIYNRVISRAAPGKVIVMHILDGTKTVEVLPSIIEKLQKDGYSFSKMSTWIEEDSNKKVN from the coding sequence ATGAGACAATTAAAACTATGTAGTCTACTGTTCATTTTATTGTTAGCTGGATGTCAAACTTCTAATGAAGATCATCAGGTCAAACCTGTAGACTCGACGATTGAAATTAAAGAGCATGATGGGACGATGAGTGCTGTTTATAGTCATGCCAGTATACTTGACCAAAAGGTTGCAATTACCTTTAACGGGCTTGCAGATAATGACACTATGCAAAAGCTTTTAAAGGCATTAGATCAGTCCGATATGAAGGCAACTTTTTTTGTGGAAGGTATGCGAATAGCACAGGATCCTGATTTAGTAAAGGATATCTTAGCAAGAGGACATGAAGTAGAAAATGGAACATTAACGTTTCCCGAAATGGCAGATTTAAGCTATGAGGAAACCTATAAGGAAATTTTCTTAGCAAATGAAGTATTTGAGGAACAATTAGGGTATACGCCAAAATATATTCGCAGCCGCTCTGGTGACTCGACAGATAATATGCGTTTAGCATCAAAAACATTAAACATGAAGGGTGTCGTTGAATCATCTATTAATCCGAAAGATCGCGATATGCAAAGTGCAGAGGAGATAATGGATTATATTCATCGTTTTATTAATAGTGGATCGATTATTCATTTAAATACGTACATTAATCCAGCGGTCATTGATATGATTCCACTATTGTCCCAATATGGAAAGGATAAGGGATATGTCTTTACGACATTAACGGATGTGTTAGATGAACAATATATTGCCAAACCTTTGGAGGAAATTGATGGCTATGATGCTATTAAAATAAATCCAGATTATCAAAATGTTAAACCTAATATATTCTATCGCAAAAATACTACTAAAAAAGAAATTGCTTTATCCTTTGATGATTGGGCTAGTGAGGAAAGAATTAAAGAGATTTTAGATATTCTTGATAAATACAATGTAAAATCAACCTTCTTTTTAATTGGGAAGGGTGTGGAAAAGGATCCTCAATTAGCAAGATTAATTGTAAATAGAGGTCATGAGGTTGCGAGTCACTCTTACAACCATCTTGATGTTACGACCATGACCCCTGAAGAGCTACAGGAGGACGTGGTAATGGCGCACAAGGCATTAACATATGCCATCCAGGAAAAACCTTTACTATATTTTAGACCAAATAAAGGTGTAATTAATGAAGAATCTGCCAAAATTATTACTGCAACAGGTGTTACTTCGATTGCCATGTACGATATCGCATCCTTTGACTGGAATTTAGAGTTATCAGTTCAGGATATTTATAATCGTGTAATAAGCAGAGCTGCTCCAGGAAAGGTAATTGTTATGCATATTTTAGATGGGACGAAAACAGTGGAAGTATTACCATCAATTATTGAAAAGCTTCAAAAAGATGGGTATAGCTTTTCAAAGATGTCTACTTGGATTGAAGAAGATTCGAATAAGAAAGTGAATTGA
- a CDS encoding UDP-N-acetyl-D-glucosamine dehydrogenase, translating into MGIRIDSPIVALTKKIYTKKAVIGVIGLGYVGLPLALEITSKDFQVIGFDKDHGKIDKLKAGHSYIADISNAIIHKAVTEEKFEPANDFSKLAHADVIIICVPTPTTADGAPNISYIEEAAIAIQQNISTNTLIILESTTYPGTTEQIVQPILEKSNFVIGQDIFLAYSPERVDPGNVSFSVSNTPKVVGGITEACLEVSKLFYETALNTNVFTVTSPKIAEMEKLLENTFRQINIALVNELSRICHKMDIDVWEVIEAASTKPYGFMPFTPGPGVGGHCIPVDPKYLSWASQQHGIPATLIEAADRINDSMPSFVVDRLNRYLVAQNKKLDEAEIVVIGVAYKPNINDFRESPALQVIDELKRAQCELKIVDPFIESFTIKEEVFNTVLLTETLVQKADAVLILTNHKNIDYALIDQQAALIFDTRNTHFLFKNEKYYKL; encoded by the coding sequence ATGGGGATAAGGATTGATTCACCAATAGTAGCTTTAACAAAGAAAATTTATACAAAAAAAGCGGTAATTGGAGTAATCGGACTTGGCTATGTAGGGCTGCCACTAGCGCTAGAAATCACTAGTAAGGATTTTCAAGTAATTGGCTTTGATAAGGATCATGGAAAAATAGATAAATTAAAGGCAGGTCATAGCTATATAGCTGATATATCTAATGCAATTATTCACAAGGCTGTTACTGAAGAGAAGTTTGAGCCTGCAAATGATTTTTCTAAACTAGCACATGCTGATGTAATTATTATTTGTGTACCAACGCCAACAACAGCAGATGGAGCACCAAATATTTCATATATTGAAGAAGCCGCTATAGCCATTCAACAAAATATTTCTACCAATACGCTGATTATTCTTGAAAGCACAACTTATCCAGGTACTACAGAACAAATTGTCCAACCAATTCTAGAAAAAAGCAATTTTGTAATTGGGCAGGATATATTTTTAGCTTATTCACCTGAACGTGTCGATCCTGGAAATGTGAGTTTTTCAGTTTCAAATACACCGAAAGTAGTAGGCGGTATAACTGAAGCATGCTTAGAGGTTTCAAAGCTCTTTTATGAAACAGCGCTTAATACAAATGTATTTACTGTCACAAGTCCAAAGATAGCAGAAATGGAGAAGTTATTAGAAAATACATTTCGTCAAATTAATATTGCACTTGTCAATGAATTAAGTCGCATTTGCCATAAAATGGATATTGATGTTTGGGAGGTCATTGAAGCTGCTTCGACAAAGCCTTATGGTTTTATGCCCTTTACTCCAGGTCCTGGTGTTGGTGGTCATTGTATACCTGTGGACCCAAAATATTTATCGTGGGCCAGCCAACAGCATGGTATTCCAGCAACTTTAATAGAGGCTGCCGATAGAATTAATGATTCAATGCCTAGTTTTGTAGTTGATAGATTAAATAGATATTTAGTAGCACAGAACAAAAAACTAGATGAAGCAGAGATTGTGGTAATTGGTGTCGCATATAAGCCAAATATTAATGATTTCCGGGAATCACCCGCATTACAAGTAATTGACGAGTTAAAGAGAGCACAGTGTGAGTTAAAGATTGTTGATCCGTTTATTGAGTCATTTACGATAAAAGAGGAAGTTTTTAATACGGTGTTGTTAACAGAGACCTTAGTTCAAAAAGCAGATGCAGTATTAATTTTAACAAATCATAAAAATATTGATTATGCCTTAATTGATCAACAGGCTGCATTAATTTTTGACACAAGAAATACCCATTTTTTATTTAAAAACGAAAAATATTACAAACTATAA
- a CDS encoding spore coat protein: protein MASFEIGSRSLFNFRNERFFLLVEDEITVPDKGVEIDPVNIYEIDQQTFNFIRDEGDTPVVRPVINLPPVPPGFELERKCIFTVDNAYYVIYDLENGTDTNVLLRIGAALFNSMRNSGVRECIPQDFIN from the coding sequence ATGGCATCATTTGAAATTGGCTCGAGAAGTCTTTTCAATTTCCGAAACGAGCGCTTTTTCCTATTAGTTGAAGATGAAATTACAGTTCCAGATAAAGGTGTGGAGATTGATCCAGTTAATATCTATGAGATTGACCAACAAACTTTCAATTTTATTAGAGATGAAGGAGATACACCTGTGGTTAGACCAGTTATTAATCTTCCACCTGTACCACCTGGATTTGAATTAGAACGAAAATGTATTTTTACAGTTGATAATGCATACTACGTAATTTATGATTTAGAAAATGGAACAGATACCAATGTTTTATTAAGGATCGGTGCAGCTTTATTTAACTCCATGAGAAATTCTGGTGTTCGTGAATGTATTCCTCAAGATTTCATTAACTAA
- a CDS encoding glycosyl transferase, translating to MKFLDFCMWFFGGVILFYMLFVITSYCTMFVIAMLDLRKRYRLDPSEYDDAHIDAFYSKPVSLLVPAYNEEVGVVDTVYSLLNLRYPQTEIIIINDGSTDTTLQTVIEHFQMKPVNKIVQTNIPTKQVRQIYESQIYKNCILVDKENGGKADALNVGINVSQYPYFCSIDGDSILDEKSLLRVMKPIILSDGEVIAAGGNIRIANGAKMQFGSIYETQLPSNYLVIMQVIEYLRAFLMGRIALSKFNLVLIISGAFSVFSKKWAVEAGGYSTNIIGEDMELVVNIHRLIKEKKENKRIEFVPDPVCWTEAPQTLAVLRNQRRRWHQGLFESLWKHKKMTLNPRYGLIGFISFPYFWLIECLGPIVELGGYIYIVIAFFLGKIYYEMAVMLLLLFVIYGVIFSVASILFEAWSMNTYPKKRELLRMILLAFTEIFWYRPLTLLWRCEGLIRFIRGKSDWGNMKRVGIAEKEKSV from the coding sequence ATGAAGTTTTTAGATTTTTGTATGTGGTTCTTTGGCGGTGTTATTTTGTTTTACATGCTGTTTGTTATTACTTCTTACTGTACAATGTTCGTTATTGCAATGCTGGATTTACGGAAGCGCTATAGGTTAGATCCCTCTGAATATGATGATGCACATATTGATGCCTTTTATTCTAAACCGGTATCATTACTTGTCCCTGCTTATAATGAGGAGGTAGGGGTAGTAGATACTGTCTATTCATTGCTAAATTTACGATATCCGCAAACTGAAATTATTATTATCAATGATGGATCTACTGATACGACGCTGCAAACCGTGATTGAGCATTTTCAGATGAAGCCTGTTAATAAAATTGTGCAAACTAATATTCCAACAAAGCAGGTTAGGCAAATTTATGAATCTCAAATATATAAGAATTGTATTTTAGTGGATAAGGAAAATGGAGGTAAGGCTGATGCATTAAATGTAGGTATTAATGTATCTCAATATCCATATTTTTGTTCCATTGATGGCGATTCCATTTTAGATGAAAAATCTCTGCTCCGTGTGATGAAGCCTATTATATTATCTGACGGTGAAGTGATTGCGGCAGGAGGGAATATTCGTATTGCCAATGGAGCAAAGATGCAGTTTGGTTCTATTTATGAAACACAATTACCGAGTAATTACTTAGTCATTATGCAAGTAATCGAATATTTACGAGCATTTTTAATGGGACGCATCGCTTTAAGTAAATTTAATCTTGTGCTTATTATTTCAGGAGCCTTCAGTGTTTTTTCTAAAAAATGGGCTGTTGAAGCAGGAGGCTATTCAACGAATATTATTGGAGAAGATATGGAGCTGGTTGTAAACATCCATCGCCTGATTAAGGAGAAAAAAGAAAATAAACGCATTGAATTTGTACCAGATCCTGTGTGTTGGACAGAGGCACCACAAACATTAGCAGTGCTGCGAAATCAACGAAGACGCTGGCATCAAGGATTGTTTGAAAGTCTGTGGAAGCATAAGAAAATGACGTTAAATCCAAGATACGGATTGATAGGTTTTATTTCATTTCCGTATTTTTGGCTAATAGAATGTTTAGGGCCAATAGTGGAGTTAGGCGGATATATATATATTGTTATCGCATTTTTCTTAGGGAAAATTTATTATGAGATGGCGGTAATGCTCTTATTACTTTTTGTTATATACGGTGTAATTTTTTCAGTAGCTTCCATCTTATTCGAGGCCTGGAGCATGAATACTTATCCGAAAAAAAGAGAGCTTTTACGCATGATACTTTTAGCGTTTACAGAAATCTTTTGGTATCGACCACTTACACTTTTGTGGCGCTGTGAGGGGTTAATTCGATTTATTCGAGGAAAAAGTGATTGGGGCAATATGAAGCGTGTTGGCATTGCTGAAAAGGAGAAAAGTGTATGA